CTCACCCGCCTCGACCTGGCGCATCATCGCCATCGCCACCGGCAGCTTCATCGTGCTCGCGGAGTAGTGCGCCCGCTCCGCCTCGTGCACGAACACCGGCGTGCCGTCCATCTTCCCCAGCCAGACCCCGAACTCACCGGCCCCGTCGACCTGCCGCAGCAGCTCCGCGATTCCCATGCCGCTCACCCAATCACAGCCCAGGACCTGGCAGACTGCCGAGGGTGTCACGGGCAATCGGTCTCCTTCTCGGCTTCGCGGCCGACCGGCTCGTCGGCGATCCGCGTCGCTTCCATCCGGTCGCTGGCTTCGGTCAGACCGCCGCCGGCCTCGAGAAGCGCCTGTACGCCGATTCGCGGCTCAACGGCGCTGTCTACACAGCCGTTCTCGTCGGAAGCACAACTGTCCTGGGCCTCGCGGCGGAGCGGCTCACCCGCCGGCATCCGATCCTGCACACCGCAGTCACCGCGGCCGCGACCTGGACCGTTCTCGGCGCGCGCAGCCTCGAGCGCGAGGCCGACACGATGGCTGCGTTGCTGGAGGAGAAGGACATTCCGGCGGCACGTGACCGGCTCAGCCATCTGTGCGCTCGCGACGCGACCGACCTCGAGGCTGACGAACTGGCCCGCGCGACTGTCGAGTCGCTCGCGGAGAACACGTCGGACGCGTGTGTGGCGCCGCTGCTCTGGGGCGGGGTCCTCGGCGTCCCCGGTCTCCTCGCGTACCGCGCGGCGAACACGCTGGACGCGATGGTCGGCTACAAGTCGCCGAAGTACCTGAACTTCGGTTGGGCGGCGGCGCGGTTGGACGACGTACTCAATCTGCTACCGGCGCGCGTGTGCGCGTTGCTGACCGGCCTCGCGGCGGGTCGGGTGCAGGAGACGACGCGGGTCTGGCGGCGGGATGCGCCGAAGCATCCGAGTCCGAACGCCGGGCCGGTCGAGGCCGCGTTCGCTGGGGCGCTCGGGCTGACCCTCGGCGGTACGAACAGCTACGGGACCTACGCGGAGGATCGCGGCACGCTGGGAGACGGTCCGGCGCCGACGGTCGCCGATGTCCGGCGTACGGCGGCCCTCGCGCGGCGGGTCGGGATGGCGGCGGCCGGCGTTGCTGCGGTCGTTGCGGTGCTAGCGAAGGGGA
This Kribbella sp. NBC_00482 DNA region includes the following protein-coding sequences:
- a CDS encoding cobalamin biosynthesis protein, with product MSRAIGLLLGFAADRLVGDPRRFHPVAGFGQTAAGLEKRLYADSRLNGAVYTAVLVGSTTVLGLAAERLTRRHPILHTAVTAAATWTVLGARSLEREADTMAALLEEKDIPAARDRLSHLCARDATDLEADELARATVESLAENTSDACVAPLLWGGVLGVPGLLAYRAANTLDAMVGYKSPKYLNFGWAAARLDDVLNLLPARVCALLTGLAAGRVQETTRVWRRDAPKHPSPNAGPVEAAFAGALGLTLGGTNSYGTYAEDRGTLGDGPAPTVADVRRTAALARRVGMAAAGVAAVVAVLAKGKRWG